Proteins from a genomic interval of Gammaproteobacteria bacterium:
- a CDS encoding NADH-quinone oxidoreductase subunit J, which produces MTFQQFVFYIFAAIMLFAAARMITVRNPVHAALFLVLTFFTSAALWMLMEAEFLAIALVLVYVGAVMVLFLFVVMMLDINIAQLRSGFTQYLPLGLVVAAVMVIEMTLIVGSETFNRTRPSSALGDVSNTEALGRVLYTEYVYPFEIAAVILLVAIIAAISLTLRRRPENKYQDPAAQIGARRAGRVRLVSMPSEPRVARK; this is translated from the coding sequence ATGACATTCCAGCAATTTGTTTTTTACATCTTCGCCGCCATCATGCTGTTCGCGGCGGCGCGCATGATCACGGTTCGCAATCCGGTGCACGCAGCGTTGTTTCTGGTGCTGACCTTCTTCACCAGTGCGGCGCTGTGGATGCTGATGGAGGCGGAGTTCCTCGCCATCGCGCTGGTGCTAGTCTACGTGGGCGCGGTAATGGTGCTGTTTCTGTTCGTGGTGATGATGCTCGATATCAACATCGCGCAGCTGCGTTCCGGATTTACGCAATACCTGCCGCTGGGACTGGTCGTGGCCGCGGTTATGGTCATCGAGATGACGCTCATCGTCGGTTCGGAGACATTCAACCGCACGCGGCCGTCGTCCGCGCTCGGCGATGTCAGCAATACCGAGGCGCTGGGGCGGGTGCTGTACACGGAATATGTCTACCCCTTCGAGATCGCGGCGGTGATTCTGCTGGTCGCGATTATCGCCGCGATCTCCCTGACTTTGCGCCGTCGACCGGAGAACAAGTATCAGGACCCGGCCGCGCAGATCGGCGCGCGCAGGGCCGGACGCGTGCGGCTGGTCAGCATGCCGAGTGAGCCGCGCGTCGCGCGCAAGTGA
- the nuoH gene encoding NADH-quinone oxidoreductase subunit NuoH, whose translation MLDLLSSAWDAVPPGIQTTSLILTKITAILVPLMLSVAYLTLAERRIIGFMQVRIGPNRVGWYGLLQPFADALKLLFKEVIVPSSASRALFLSAPVLSIAPALAAWAVIPFDDGIVLADINAGLLYILALTSLSVYGVIIAGWASNSKYALLGAMRSAAQIVAYEIAMGFALVGVLMASNSLNLGEIVLAQRGSVLHWFWLPLLPLFMVYFISGVAETNRAPFDVAEGESEIVAGFHVEYSGMGFAIFFMAEYANIILISALAALLFWGGWLSPLEGIFPATVFGWPVIGWLLGPGIHWFLLKAAFFIFCFLWLRATFPRYRYDQIMRLGWKVLIPVTLVWLFVEGVAVAVNLGPWFD comes from the coding sequence ATGCTGGATTTATTATCCTCCGCCTGGGATGCGGTGCCGCCGGGCATCCAGACCACGAGCCTGATACTGACCAAGATCACGGCGATCCTGGTGCCGCTGATGCTCAGCGTCGCTTATCTCACCCTGGCCGAACGCAGGATAATAGGCTTTATGCAGGTGCGCATTGGCCCCAACCGCGTTGGATGGTACGGTTTGCTGCAACCGTTCGCGGACGCTCTCAAGCTCCTGTTCAAGGAAGTCATAGTCCCCAGCAGCGCCAGTCGCGCGCTGTTCCTGTCCGCGCCGGTATTATCCATCGCGCCGGCGCTGGCGGCTTGGGCTGTCATTCCGTTCGACGACGGCATTGTGCTGGCCGACATCAACGCCGGGCTTTTGTATATTCTGGCGCTCACTTCACTCAGCGTTTATGGCGTGATCATCGCTGGCTGGGCGTCGAATTCCAAATACGCGCTGTTGGGCGCGATGCGCTCGGCCGCACAGATAGTCGCCTACGAGATCGCCATGGGGTTCGCGCTGGTGGGCGTGCTGATGGCTTCCAATAGTCTCAATCTGGGCGAGATCGTGCTGGCGCAGCGGGGCAGTGTGCTGCACTGGTTCTGGTTGCCGCTGCTGCCGCTGTTCATGGTTTACTTTATTTCCGGCGTGGCGGAGACCAACCGCGCGCCGTTCGACGTGGCCGAAGGCGAGTCTGAGATCGTGGCGGGCTTCCATGTGGAATATTCCGGCATGGGTTTTGCGATTTTCTTCATGGCCGAGTACGCCAATATCATTCTGATCTCAGCACTTGCCGCGCTGCTGTTCTGGGGTGGCTGGCTCTCGCCGCTCGAAGGCATTTTTCCGGCCACGGTGTTCGGATGGCCCGTGATTGGCTGGCTGCTGGGACCGGGCATTCACTGGTTTTTGCTCAAGGCCGCGTTTTTTATTTTCTGTTTTCTGTGGTTGCGCGCGACGTTTCCGCGTTACCGTTACGACCAGATCATGCGTCTGGGCTGGAAGGTACTGATCCCGGTGACCCTGGTGTGGCTGTTCGTCGAAGGCGTGGCTGTGGCCGTTAATCTGGGACCCTGGTTCGATTAA
- the nuoF gene encoding NADH-quinone oxidoreductase subunit NuoF: protein MANEVCFATLKFDEPWTLANYRKVGGYEAWQRILHDKVSRDAIIEEIKASGLRGRGGAGFYTGMKWSFMPKEARGSSYLVCNSDESEPGTCKDRDILRFNPHALIEGMAIAAYAMHVTVGYNYLRGEFQDEVYRRFKHALNEAYAEGYLGKDILGSGVDFELHDTLGAGAYICGEETALLESLEGNKGLPRFKPPFPAGYGLYGRPTTINNTETLASVPAIMRNGAKWFADFGTEKSGGVKCFSVSGHVERPGNFEIPMRTPFAELLEMAGGMRGGRALKAVIPGGSSVPVLPGDVMMQTRMDYDSIVKAGSLLGSGAVIVMDDSTDMVEVLRRISRFYMSESCGQCTPCREGTGWLYRMLTRMVRGQGEPADLTKLVDVARKIEGRTICALGDAAAMPVRSFIKHFRHEFEHYIEHGRSIVADTPKEAA from the coding sequence GCGGCTACGAGGCGTGGCAGCGCATCCTGCATGACAAGGTTTCACGCGACGCCATCATCGAAGAAATCAAGGCATCGGGACTGCGCGGTCGGGGCGGCGCCGGTTTTTACACCGGCATGAAATGGAGCTTTATGCCCAAAGAAGCGCGCGGATCGAGTTATCTCGTGTGCAATTCGGACGAATCCGAACCCGGCACCTGCAAGGACCGCGATATTCTTCGTTTTAACCCGCACGCGCTGATCGAGGGCATGGCGATCGCCGCTTATGCCATGCACGTAACGGTGGGCTATAACTACCTGCGCGGCGAATTTCAGGACGAGGTCTATCGGCGCTTCAAGCACGCGCTGAACGAGGCTTATGCGGAAGGTTATCTGGGCAAAGACATTCTCGGTTCCGGCGTCGATTTCGAGCTTCACGATACCTTGGGCGCCGGCGCCTACATCTGCGGCGAGGAAACCGCGCTGCTGGAATCGCTGGAAGGCAACAAAGGCCTGCCGCGCTTCAAGCCGCCTTTTCCCGCAGGCTACGGCCTGTATGGACGGCCCACTACCATCAACAACACGGAAACCCTGGCTTCCGTGCCGGCGATTATGCGCAACGGCGCCAAATGGTTCGCCGACTTCGGCACCGAGAAGAGCGGCGGCGTGAAATGCTTTTCGGTGTCGGGTCACGTGGAGCGGCCCGGCAATTTCGAGATACCAATGCGCACGCCGTTTGCGGAATTGCTGGAGATGGCCGGCGGCATGCGCGGCGGACGCGCACTTAAGGCGGTAATCCCGGGCGGCTCGTCAGTGCCGGTGCTGCCGGGCGACGTGATGATGCAAACCCGCATGGACTACGATTCAATTGTCAAGGCCGGCTCGCTGCTGGGTTCCGGCGCGGTGATCGTGATGGACGACAGCACCGATATGGTGGAGGTTCTGCGCCGTATCTCGCGCTTTTATATGTCCGAATCCTGCGGCCAGTGCACGCCGTGCCGCGAAGGCACCGGCTGGTTGTATCGCATGCTCACGCGCATGGTGCGGGGACAGGGCGAACCCGCGGACCTCACCAAGCTCGTGGACGTGGCACGCAAGATCGAGGGCCGCACCATCTGCGCGCTGGGCGACGCGGCGGCGATGCCGGTGCGCAGTTTCATCAAGCATTTCCGCCACGAATTCGAACACTACATCGAACACGGCCGCAGCATCGTCGCCGATACACCGAAAGAGGCGGCGTGA
- a CDS encoding NADH-quinone oxidoreductase subunit G: MPDTNTKPVARDAHTSVNLEINGRPVTARKGEMIISVADRYDIRIPRFCYHKKLSIAANCRMCLVEVEKAPKPVPACAFPVADGMKVHTQSRLAIDAQKGTMEFLLINHPLDCPICDQGGECELQDVAMGYGEDVSRYNEKKRVVRDKNIGPLISTDMTRCIHCTRCVRFGEEIAGVRELGATGRGEFMEIGTYIEKAMTSELSGNVIDVCPVGALNAKPSRYSGRSWEMVQHALIAPHDSVGSHLYLHTLRGRAMRVVPREDESLNETWISDRDRFSYQALASKDRLLAPMVKHAGQWEVTDWEQALQAVADGLRQQAPDDIGILTAPNATLEELYLMRKIARGLGTDNIDHRLRQCDFSDQAAAPLFPWLGQAVPDLEWLDAALLIGSDTRREQPIIAHRLRKAAVKGARIMALNPRQFGFSFDLAGHVVRAPADMAYALAGVAKTVLEKANVDSPPPLREVLASAEPDEDARAIAEELAVNGQKAILLGGLAAAHPQFSLLRALASVIADHTGSRFGYLPEAANTAGAWLAGVVPHRLPGGKTNERPGMHARAMLEAPRKAYLLFGMEPEFDCDDPARARAAMDQSAFVAVCSPFASDAMREYADVLLPVAAFAETAGTFVNLEGRWQSWNQAANAPGETRQGWKVLRVLGNNLSLHGFDYVSAEQVRDELKARFAAELEFDNALTLQTAFSLTRPAPGLTRAADVPMYALDAVVRRAEALQATPHAKPAACYLDPRQAETLLLNGVGRVRVSQGENEAILPLVLDETVPLNVAWIPAGLESVRTLGAAFGDVVLERA; this comes from the coding sequence ATGCCTGACACGAATACCAAGCCTGTAGCGAGAGACGCTCACACAAGCGTCAACCTGGAAATCAACGGGCGGCCCGTAACCGCCCGCAAGGGCGAGATGATTATTTCGGTGGCGGATCGTTACGACATTCGCATTCCGCGTTTCTGTTACCACAAGAAGCTGTCCATCGCGGCCAACTGCCGCATGTGCTTGGTCGAGGTCGAAAAGGCGCCCAAGCCGGTGCCGGCCTGCGCCTTTCCGGTCGCCGACGGCATGAAGGTGCATACACAGTCGCGACTCGCCATCGACGCGCAGAAAGGCACGATGGAATTCCTGCTCATCAATCATCCGCTGGACTGCCCCATCTGCGATCAGGGCGGCGAGTGCGAGTTGCAGGATGTCGCCATGGGCTACGGCGAGGACGTCTCGCGCTACAACGAAAAGAAGCGGGTCGTACGGGACAAAAACATCGGGCCGCTGATCTCCACCGACATGACGCGCTGCATCCACTGCACTCGCTGCGTGCGCTTCGGCGAGGAGATTGCCGGCGTGCGTGAACTGGGTGCCACCGGCCGTGGCGAATTCATGGAGATTGGCACGTACATCGAAAAGGCCATGACTTCAGAGCTGTCCGGCAACGTGATCGACGTGTGCCCGGTGGGCGCGCTCAACGCCAAGCCATCGCGTTACAGCGGCCGCTCTTGGGAAATGGTTCAGCACGCGCTGATCGCGCCGCATGACTCTGTCGGTTCGCACCTCTATCTGCACACGTTGCGCGGCCGCGCGATGAGAGTGGTGCCGCGCGAAGACGAGTCGCTGAACGAGACCTGGATTTCGGACCGCGATCGCTTCAGCTATCAGGCGCTGGCGAGCAAGGATCGTCTGCTCGCACCCATGGTGAAGCACGCGGGGCAATGGGAAGTGACCGACTGGGAACAGGCCCTGCAGGCTGTGGCCGACGGTTTGCGTCAACAAGCCCCGGATGATATCGGAATTTTGACGGCGCCTAACGCGACCCTGGAAGAGCTTTATCTAATGCGTAAGATCGCGCGCGGTCTGGGCACGGATAATATCGATCATCGCCTGCGGCAATGCGATTTCAGCGATCAGGCCGCCGCCCCGCTGTTCCCGTGGCTGGGCCAGGCCGTCCCGGACCTTGAATGGCTGGACGCGGCCTTGCTGATCGGGTCCGACACGCGCCGTGAACAGCCGATCATCGCGCACCGGCTGCGCAAGGCGGCGGTCAAGGGCGCGCGGATCATGGCGCTCAATCCGCGCCAATTCGGTTTCAGTTTCGACCTGGCGGGGCACGTCGTTCGCGCGCCGGCGGATATGGCGTATGCGCTGGCTGGTGTGGCAAAAACAGTCCTGGAAAAAGCGAACGTGGACTCGCCGCCGCCGCTGCGTGAGGTGCTTGCCTCGGCCGAGCCAGACGAGGACGCGCGTGCCATCGCGGAAGAGCTTGCGGTAAATGGACAGAAGGCGATTCTGCTGGGCGGTCTCGCCGCCGCGCATCCGCAGTTCTCGCTGCTGCGCGCGCTCGCGTCTGTCATCGCGGATCACACCGGCAGCCGCTTCGGCTATCTGCCGGAGGCCGCCAACACGGCGGGTGCGTGGCTCGCGGGTGTGGTGCCGCACCGGCTGCCCGGCGGTAAGACAAACGAGCGACCCGGCATGCACGCACGCGCCATGCTGGAGGCGCCCCGCAAGGCGTATCTGCTGTTCGGCATGGAGCCCGAGTTCGATTGCGACGACCCAGCGCGCGCGCGTGCGGCGATGGATCAGTCCGCATTCGTGGCGGTCTGTTCGCCGTTCGCAAGCGACGCGATGCGTGAATACGCCGATGTGTTATTGCCGGTGGCGGCCTTCGCCGAGACCGCCGGCACGTTCGTCAATCTCGAAGGTCGCTGGCAAAGCTGGAATCAGGCGGCCAATGCGCCCGGTGAGACGCGGCAGGGCTGGAAAGTGCTTCGTGTGCTGGGCAATAACCTGAGTCTGCACGGGTTCGATTACGTCTCCGCCGAGCAGGTGCGCGACGAACTGAAAGCCCGCTTCGCCGCTGAGCTCGAATTTGATAACGCACTGACCTTGCAAACCGCGTTCAGTCTGACGAGACCAGCGCCCGGGCTGACGCGCGCGGCGGACGTACCCATGTACGCGCTGGACGCGGTCGTGCGCCGGGCAGAGGCGCTGCAGGCCACGCCGCACGCGAAGCCGGCCGCGTGTTACCTCGATCCGCGACAGGCTGAAACATTGTTGCTCAACGGCGTCGGGCGTGTGCGGGTATCGCAAGGAGAAAACGAGGCGATTCTGCCGCTGGTACTGGACGAGACCGTGCCGCTCAATGTCGCGTGGATACCCGCCGGTCTCGAAAGCGTTCGCACGTTGGGTGCGGCGTTCGGCGACGTCGTGCTGGAGCGAGCGTAA
- the nuoK gene encoding NADH-quinone oxidoreductase subunit NuoK, which yields MIPLSNFLILGAILFSLSVAGIFLNRKNVIVLLMSIELMLLAVNMNFIAFSYYANDIAGQVFVFFILTVAAAESAIGLAILVVLFRNRETINVQDLDQMKG from the coding sequence GTGATCCCGCTTTCCAATTTTCTCATCCTCGGCGCGATCCTGTTTTCGTTGAGCGTGGCGGGCATCTTTCTGAACCGCAAAAACGTGATCGTGCTGCTCATGTCGATCGAGCTGATGCTGCTGGCGGTCAACATGAATTTTATCGCGTTCTCATACTACGCCAACGATATCGCGGGTCAGGTGTTCGTGTTCTTCATCCTCACGGTGGCGGCGGCGGAGTCCGCGATCGGGCTCGCGATCCTCGTGGTTCTGTTCCGCAACCGCGAGACGATCAACGTGCAGGACCTGGATCAGATGAAGGGCTAG
- the nuoL gene encoding NADH-quinone oxidoreductase subunit L, whose protein sequence is MELVYLIIAFAPLLAAIVAGLFGTRIGRTGAHSVTIGAIGLSFLLSLVAFWHIAINGAPVFNESIYTWMVSDGIRFEMGFLIDNLTALMMTVVTFVSLMVHVYTIGYMHDDPGYQRFFSYISLFTFSMLMLVMSNNFLQLFFGWEAVGLVSYLLIGFWYTRESAIRANLKAFLVNRVGDFGFVLGIAAIVAYTGSLDYFAVFGQAQALAGETIAVLPGADWSLVTVICILLFIGAMGKSAQMPLHVWLPDSMEGPTPISALIHAATMVTAGIFMVARMSPLYEFSETALSFVMVIGALTAFLMGLVGIVQNDIKRVVAYSTLSQLGYMTVALGASAYAAGIFHLMTHAFFKALLFLAAGSVIVALHHEQDIRRMGGLKKYMPVTYWTALSASLALIGFPGFSGFFSKDAIIEAVHASHLPGSGLAYWLVLTGVFVTALYTFRMFFLVFHGPERIDPHLKAHLHESPRVITWPLMALALPSVIAGFVIGPLLFGGFFDDAIQVAPAHDVLGELAHHYHGVLSYILHGLTAPPVWLALAGLATAWWLYIQRPDLPAVIERRFFWASAILQRKYGFDEFNEHVLVGGGRGLAHVLWRAGDVSIIDGAMVNGTARMVGWLSGRARLAQTGYLYHYAFVMIIGLLLLLSAFAFV, encoded by the coding sequence ATGGAGCTCGTTTATCTGATCATCGCGTTTGCGCCGCTGCTGGCCGCGATCGTCGCCGGGCTGTTCGGCACACGAATCGGCCGGACCGGCGCGCATTCGGTGACCATCGGCGCGATCGGCCTGTCGTTTCTGCTGTCGCTGGTGGCGTTCTGGCATATCGCCATCAACGGCGCGCCCGTGTTCAACGAATCGATCTACACCTGGATGGTCTCGGACGGCATCCGTTTCGAGATGGGTTTTCTGATCGACAATCTGACCGCGCTGATGATGACGGTCGTCACCTTCGTGTCGTTGATGGTGCACGTGTACACGATCGGCTACATGCACGACGACCCCGGTTATCAGCGATTCTTCAGCTACATCTCGCTATTCACCTTCTCCATGCTGATGCTGGTGATGAGCAACAATTTTTTGCAGTTGTTTTTCGGCTGGGAAGCGGTGGGGCTGGTGTCGTATCTGCTGATCGGTTTCTGGTACACGCGCGAGAGCGCAATCCGCGCGAACCTGAAAGCGTTCCTGGTTAACCGGGTCGGCGACTTCGGCTTCGTGCTGGGCATCGCGGCGATCGTCGCCTACACCGGCAGCCTCGACTATTTCGCGGTGTTCGGGCAGGCGCAAGCCCTAGCGGGCGAGACCATTGCCGTGCTACCGGGCGCCGATTGGTCGCTGGTGACGGTCATCTGTATTCTCTTGTTCATCGGCGCGATGGGCAAGTCCGCGCAGATGCCGCTGCACGTGTGGCTGCCCGATTCGATGGAAGGCCCAACGCCGATTTCCGCACTGATCCATGCCGCGACCATGGTGACCGCGGGCATTTTCATGGTCGCGCGCATGTCGCCGCTGTACGAGTTCTCGGAGACGGCGCTGTCGTTCGTCATGGTGATCGGCGCGCTGACCGCGTTTCTCATGGGGCTGGTCGGCATCGTTCAGAACGACATCAAACGCGTGGTGGCGTATTCCACGCTCTCGCAGCTCGGTTATATGACCGTCGCCCTTGGCGCGTCGGCCTACGCCGCCGGCATTTTCCATCTGATGACGCACGCATTTTTCAAGGCGTTGCTGTTCCTGGCCGCGGGATCGGTAATCGTCGCCCTGCATCACGAGCAGGACATCCGCCGCATGGGTGGTCTGAAAAAGTACATGCCGGTCACGTACTGGACGGCGCTCTCGGCTTCGCTGGCGCTGATTGGCTTTCCCGGGTTTTCGGGATTCTTCTCCAAGGACGCCATCATCGAGGCCGTGCACGCCTCGCATCTGCCGGGTTCGGGCCTGGCGTACTGGCTGGTGCTGACCGGCGTGTTCGTTACCGCGTTGTATACATTCCGGATGTTCTTTCTCGTGTTTCATGGGCCGGAGCGCATCGATCCACACCTCAAGGCGCACCTGCACGAATCGCCGCGCGTGATCACCTGGCCGCTGATGGCGCTCGCGCTGCCGTCCGTGATCGCGGGTTTCGTGATCGGGCCGCTCCTGTTCGGCGGATTTTTCGATGACGCAATTCAAGTGGCTCCCGCGCATGACGTGCTGGGCGAACTCGCGCACCACTATCACGGCGTGCTGAGTTATATCCTGCATGGGCTTACTGCGCCGCCGGTGTGGCTGGCGCTCGCGGGCCTTGCCACGGCCTGGTGGCTTTATATCCAGCGGCCTGATCTGCCGGCGGTGATCGAGCGGCGCTTTTTCTGGGCGAGCGCTATTTTGCAGCGCAAATACGGCTTCGACGAATTCAACGAGCACGTCCTCGTCGGCGGCGGCCGCGGGCTCGCGCATGTGCTGTGGCGGGCGGGCGACGTGAGCATCATCGATGGCGCGATGGTCAATGGCACCGCGCGCATGGTCGGCTGGCTCTCGGGACGGGCGCGCCTCGCGCAGACCGGTTATCTTTATCACTATGCGTTCGTGATGATTATTGGCTTGCTGCTGCTGTTGAGCGCGTTTGCCTTTGTCTAA
- the nuoI gene encoding NADH-quinone oxidoreductase subunit NuoI produces MTANIRDYFNSFTLRELFRGMRLTGRRLFSPKVTVQYPEEKTPQSPRFRGLHALRRYPNGEERCIACKLCEAVCPALAITIASQQREDGTRRTTLYDIDLFKCIYCGFCEESCPVDAIVETRIFEYHFENRGENVIHKDQLLAIGDKYEAQLAADRAADARYR; encoded by the coding sequence ATGACTGCTAATATCCGCGACTACTTCAACAGCTTTACCCTGCGTGAGTTGTTCAGGGGGATGCGGTTGACGGGCAGGCGCCTGTTCTCACCCAAAGTGACCGTGCAGTATCCGGAGGAGAAAACGCCGCAGTCGCCGCGGTTTCGCGGCTTGCACGCTCTGCGGCGCTATCCGAATGGCGAGGAGCGCTGTATCGCTTGCAAGCTCTGCGAGGCGGTGTGTCCGGCGCTCGCGATCACCATCGCATCGCAACAGCGCGAGGATGGCACCCGGCGCACCACCTTGTACGATATTGATTTGTTCAAGTGCATCTACTGCGGTTTCTGCGAGGAATCCTGTCCGGTTGACGCCATCGTCGAGACGCGCATCTTCGAGTATCACTTCGAGAATCGCGGCGAAAACGTGATTCACAAGGACCAACTGCTGGCGATCGGCGACAAGTACGAAGCGCAACTTGCCGCGGATCGCGCGGCCGATGCGCGCTATCGCTAA